The Corallincola holothuriorum sequence AGACTGGGTTGACCCCAAAGCATAAACATCGTCAAAAGCAGTGCTAGCTTTGCCCGAGAATTCACCCTGTGCTCCCATTACGTTGGCTTGCTTCCATGCGGACGCCTCACTGTGAGTTGATCTTGTAATGTTAGCAAGATGTTGCGCTTTGTACAGGAGCTGCTTAAATACTTTCTGCGGCGGCTGAAGGGGTTACGGTGCAACCCCGCCGTTTACCTGTTCTTACCATGGTCGACGGCGTGCCTAGCGCTGTCAGATTGTTTTGCTTGGCGCTTGAGTTGTCGCCAGATAAAACGCTTGGCACTTAGGCTATCTGATTGGCTCAGGGGTAATGGCTCTGGTTCGCTCACAAGCTGGGCAACGAGTTGCTCGGCACATAGCCAGGCAGACGTTAGGCCGCGAGAGCCTAGCCCGGTCAGTGTCCACAGCATAGGTGCCCCAGGTAAAGATTGCGGGCCGTCACTGAGGGTGACTTCTGCTAATGTCGTCTGAACCGGCACCGGACCCACCAGCGGCAGATGATCAGGTGAAGCACAGCGAAAGCCGACCTTTCCCTGTTGGCTCATCGATAAGGTTTGTGTCCACGGTGCAGGCGCTAGACAGCGCTGCAGCTTGTCTAGGTTTTCTGCAGCTTCGATTGGACTTAGTTCGGTATCGAGGTTGCCCCGTTTAAAGCTCGAGCCAATACAGTGTTCACCTGCCACCGCAGGGGTCATGTAGCCTTCATAGCAAAGGACGCGCTTTAGTGGTTGCGATGTCGTGGTGGCGTGCACGTGACTGACCTGACCACGGATCGGTGTTAAGGGTAGCGAGGCTAATGGGCCTAGCTGGCTTTGATGGCCTGCACAGACAATCAATGGCGTATGGTTTAGTGCATAACTGCTGGGTTTTGCCGTATTGTCGGCAGGCAACAGGGTGAGCTGCCAGCCTTGTTCGCTTGCAGATATGTCTTCAACTCTGGCATGAACTGTTTCCAACAGGCCTGTTTGTTCCGCCCAACGGAATAGCGTCTGACAAAGTTCAGCAGGGGAGACCCAGCCTGCATTTGGATAAAACAGTGCGTCATGGGGCAGAGTTACCCCAGCTAATTCGGAGGCCTGGTTGGCGTCTACCGAGTGCATCAGTGCGGGAGGGTATAGCGCGCTGGCGAGCAGCTTTTGTTGGCGTTGTTGACTGCGCTCATTGAAAGCAAGCTGCAAGACGCCGTTGAGCTGTAAATTCAGTTCAGCACCTTGCGCCTTCGCTTGTTCGGCGAGCTGTTGGGTTTGCTGGACGGCAAACAGCGACGCAGGGGTAAAAAATT is a genomic window containing:
- the mnmC gene encoding bifunctional tRNA (5-methylaminomethyl-2-thiouridine)(34)-methyltransferase MnmD/FAD-dependent 5-carboxymethylaminomethyl-2-thiouridine(34) oxidoreductase MnmC, whose protein sequence is MAQKFNLSHAQLDWSDPTTPVATEFDDVYFSRASGLEESAYVFMAQNRLPERWQNSDNPLFVVAETGFGTGLNFLLTWSEFERSRDAANDKPHSQRLHFVSFEKYPLQPEDLAKALSVWPQLQHYIAPLLTQYPPAVAGCHRLTFDHGRVTLDLWLGDVNDWLPQINASANSHPHIVNAWYLDGFAPSKNPEMWQPTLFLQMARLSAPDATVATFTAAGMIRRSLIAAGFEMWKVKGFGRKREMLAGKYQSHDDSITTSTAPNSSQPVTIIGNGIAAATLVYSLTKRGINCKVISQDETPGSQASGNRQGAIYPLLHVELDAISQFFTPASLFAVQQTQQLAEQAKAQGAELNLQLNGVLQLAFNERSQQRQQKLLASALYPPALMHSVDANQASELAGVTLPHDALFYPNAGWVSPAELCQTLFRWAEQTGLLETVHARVEDISASEQGWQLTLLPADNTAKPSSYALNHTPLIVCAGHQSQLGPLASLPLTPIRGQVSHVHATTTSQPLKRVLCYEGYMTPAVAGEHCIGSSFKRGNLDTELSPIEAAENLDKLQRCLAPAPWTQTLSMSQQGKVGFRCASPDHLPLVGPVPVQTTLAEVTLSDGPQSLPGAPMLWTLTGLGSRGLTSAWLCAEQLVAQLVSEPEPLPLSQSDSLSAKRFIWRQLKRQAKQSDSARHAVDHGKNR